DNA sequence from the Halalkalibaculum roseum genome:
AGATCCACGCGTCCGGTCATTCTATCAGAAAAGAAAAAATGCATGGTATTGGTGTAAGCGTTGATGTTTTGATACTGCCCGCCGACGCTGCCAAAAGTCATGGAATAAGAATGATCCATTGTCATGTTGAACAGATTGCTGAGATTGCCCGGTTCGGCAGATCGCTCTTTAACTATTCCGCCAAGATAATCTGTGGAGCTGTTTAGGTTTTTTCGGAGCTGGGCAAAACCTGCAGTGCTAACTAAAAAGAATAGAACTGTAAGGAGTGAAATTTGGCTGATTTTTTTCATAGCAGGTAATCAAAAAATTCTTGGTATCAGGAATAAATATAACGCTTTGGAAACTAAGAAAGTATAATAAAGTGTACACCCACAATAAAGTTCCGAAACTGGCGGAGGCGGAGGGATTCGAACCCCCGGAATCGCAAAGCGATTCAACGGTTTTCGAGACCGCCCCATTCGACCGCTCTGGCACGCCTCCTGGAGTATAATTTGGGAACTTGTCCTGCGGAATAAAATAGAGTATATTTACAGGCTTTGTATTTTTTCAAAATAACGGTATAACCAATTAAATAAAAGCCCGCGCTTCGATAATGAAATTAACTGATTTTAAATTTGAGACTGAAGACTTTAATGTTCCTGATGAACCGGTCGAGCCAAGGGACGCCGCTAAGCTTATGGTGCTCGACAGAAGTGACAAATCTATTAAGCACGAAAAATTTTCTGACATCCATAAGTATTTTAATGAAGGGGATGTTCTTATCTACAATAACACCAAGGTTTTTCCTGCTCGTCTGAAAGGTAAGAAGGAGAAGACCGACGCCGATATCGAAGTATTTCTGCTCAGAGAACTTATGCCGGAAAACATGTTGTGGGACGTACTGGTAGAACCTGCAAGAAAAATACGTATAGGAAACAAACTGTATTTCGGTGAAGATTTAATGGCTGAAGTCATCGATAATACCACCTCGCGCGGCAGAACCATGCGTTTTCTTTTCGAAGGCACAAACGAAGAGCTGTATGCCCGGCTTGATGAAATCGGTGAGATGCCATTGCCTCCGTATATTGAAAGAGATCCCGTTGAAGAGGACAAGGAGCGCTATCAGACCATTTTTGCCAAAGAGCGGGGCGCCGTTGCAGCACCGTTTGCAGCCATGCATTTTACTCCCGAACTGGTAAAGAAACTGGAAGATAAGGGTGTTGAGCTGTTGCCTATCACCTTGCATATCGGCTGGGGTACCTTCCGACCGGTAGAGGTTGAAGACCTGACCAAGCACCGTATGGATTCCGAGAACTACTATATTTCCGATGAAACTTCAGCAAAAATTAACGAAGCTCTAAAGAGCAAGAAGAATAAGGTGGTCGGTTGCGGCACCACCGCCGTTCGAACTATTGAAACCAGCATCACCGCTAGTGGCATATCGAAGCCGGGAACGGGATGGACTGACAAGTTCATTTTCCCGCCTTATGATTTCAAAATTACCGAATCGGTTATTACCAATTTCCATCGTCCGGAATCGACGATGCTCATGCTGGGTGCGGCTTTTGCCGGATATGACTTCCTGATGGAAGCTTATGAAGAAGCCCAGGAAAAGGATTACCGTTTCTTCGCATTTGGAGATGCCATGATTATCGTATAGTGTGTTGACAAAGGCTACTTTAATCATACCTGCTGCCGGATCAGGGAGTCGACTGAACAGGGAGACTCCTAAACCGTTTCTGGAGATTAGCGGGAAAACAATTCTTGAGCATACCATCCTGAGATTTCTCGGACTTGAGAGTCTCGGACAGGTTGTGGTAGCGACTTCCCCGCTTTACCTTAACAAGGCTGAAGAGATACTTAATAGTGTTCTACCGGAGCATATTTTGTTTCATGTCATTGAGGGAGGAGCGGAACGCCAGCATTCTATCTTCAATACACTGAAATTTGTGGATGACGGTAACCTGGCGATTGTGCACGATGCAGTCAGGCCGTTCGTTGAGCTGAAGCATATTGAGAATTGTTGCAAAGCTGCGATGCAAACAGGTGCTTCTGTATTGGGTGTTCCGGCAAAAGATACGATCAAAAAGATCGACAAAGATCAGATGATCTTAGATACACCGTCCCGGAGTTTTTTGTGGCAGGCCCAGACTCCACAGGTGTTTAAAAAGGAGATTTTGCAGGAAGCTTATCAGAAGGCATTTGAGGAAAACTTTATCGGCACCGATGACGCTTCTCTTGTTGAGCGACTTGGTCATCCGG
Encoded proteins:
- the queA gene encoding tRNA preQ1(34) S-adenosylmethionine ribosyltransferase-isomerase QueA; translated protein: MKLTDFKFETEDFNVPDEPVEPRDAAKLMVLDRSDKSIKHEKFSDIHKYFNEGDVLIYNNTKVFPARLKGKKEKTDADIEVFLLRELMPENMLWDVLVEPARKIRIGNKLYFGEDLMAEVIDNTTSRGRTMRFLFEGTNEELYARLDEIGEMPLPPYIERDPVEEDKERYQTIFAKERGAVAAPFAAMHFTPELVKKLEDKGVELLPITLHIGWGTFRPVEVEDLTKHRMDSENYYISDETSAKINEALKSKKNKVVGCGTTAVRTIETSITASGISKPGTGWTDKFIFPPYDFKITESVITNFHRPESTMLMLGAAFAGYDFLMEAYEEAQEKDYRFFAFGDAMIIV
- the ispD gene encoding 2-C-methyl-D-erythritol 4-phosphate cytidylyltransferase codes for the protein MTKATLIIPAAGSGSRLNRETPKPFLEISGKTILEHTILRFLGLESLGQVVVATSPLYLNKAEEILNSVLPEHILFHVIEGGAERQHSIFNTLKFVDDGNLAIVHDAVRPFVELKHIENCCKAAMQTGASVLGVPAKDTIKKIDKDQMILDTPSRSFLWQAQTPQVFKKEILQEAYQKAFEENFIGTDDASLVERLGHPVKMVEGDRSNFKITYPLDLKLAKLLLSS